TCTTCACAATAATCTTGCCACTCTATCTTCTCAATTTCTCTTACTTCATCTTGTCCAAATGTCTGTCGACATTTATTCAATTCATCCCTTTTGCAACCAGCATATATCCCATAATATCTTACTACCTTCAAATGTGGCATCGGCACATGCAATAGGAATCTACGGATAAATTCTTCGACTTTTAAAGTCATTACCTTTCTATTAGATCCATCCTTATTGTCATCATAATAAAATTTAACTTCCTTCTCATTATA
This DNA window, taken from Orenia marismortui DSM 5156, encodes the following:
- a CDS encoding transposase; the protein is YNEKEVKFYYDDNKDGSNRKVMTLKVEEFIRRFLLHVPMPHLKVVRYYGIYAGCKRDELNKCRQTFGQDEVREIEKIEWQDYCEEHGKAAVCPVCGKKLVKGREFKGVELRLLLLLMGKELNSDLTLRDRERSA